One genomic region from Branchiostoma lanceolatum isolate klBraLanc5 chromosome 7, klBraLanc5.hap2, whole genome shotgun sequence encodes:
- the LOC136438580 gene encoding protein disulfide-isomerase TMX3-like, translating into MRTTKMAAPIRELAIFLLGLSIQCALSHVIELNNNFLEDRHKGSWLVEFYAPWCGHCKKLEPVWHHVGRSLQGSPIKVARVDATRYTAIGNEFTIRGYPTIKFFKGDQIFTHNGGRSLEDIVQFAQRAQGPAVRELRSVTQLNDLRIKHTVFFLYVGDDNDSELKTAYSAIAEDYVLKGYFYQAPPTILPHDIKVDTLPTVLVLKDRKYFKYGGGDKASLKDWIELERFPAFPRITPDNINELAGSGRRIAVAVIEDSSVPTDVTEDTRVREMLQELAKGRDPEFHSAFLYCWMDGTELINQITMSFVNTPAIVVLEPSTESYYLPDTPTAGMARPQLKGFLRKVISGDAPAHGGNSFLQRLKRVLYDFITGVTSLFRAQPFIASLLIGLPTFVVTFLCYSLCTAEVVDDMEDEDDLSEDEKEDEDRVERYEEVSGHMKKE; encoded by the exons GACTGTCCATCCAGTGTGCACTCAGTCATGTCATTGAGCTGAATAATAA CTTCCTGGAAGACAGACATAAAGGATCTTGGCTTGTGGAA TTCTATGCCCCATGGTGCGGCCACTGTAAGAAGCTGGAGCCGGTGTGGCACCATGTGGGACGGTCGCTGCAGGGGTCCCCCATCAAGGTGGCACGGGTAGACGCCACCAGATACACAG CTATTGGCAATGAATTCACAATCAGGGGATACCCCACCATCAAGTT TTTCAAAGGGGACCAGATTTTCACCCACAATGGAGGAAGGTCCCTGGAAGACATTGTGCAGTTTGCTCAGAGAGCACAAGG tCCTGCAGTGAGAGAGCTGAGAAGTGTGACCCAGCTGAACGATCTACGCATCAAACACACCGTCTTCTTCCTGTATGTGGGAGACGATAATGACTCTGAACTAAAA ACAGCATACAGTGCAATAGCAGAAGACTATGTGTTGAAGGGATACTTCTACCAGGCCCCGCCCACCATTCTACCTCAT GATATCAAAGTAGACACATTACCAACAGTTCTGGTTTtgaaagacagaaaatacttcaaATATGGAG GTGGTGACAAGGCCTCCCTCAAGGACTGGATCGAGCTGGAGAGGTTCCCAGCATTCCCCAGGATAACTCCTGACAACATCAACGAACTAGCAGGTTCAG GCAGAAGGATAGCTGTGGCAGTGATAGAGGACAGTTCAGTCCCAACAGATGTGACAGAAGACACAAG AGTTAGGGAGATGCTGCAAGAACTGGCCAAGGGGAGAGACCCAGAGTTTCACAG TGCCTTCCTGTACTGCTGGATGGATGGAACAGAACTCATCAACCAGATCACCATGAG TTTTGTCAACACCCCAGCCATTGTTGTCTTGGAGCCTTCCACCGAGTCCTACTACCTACCAGACACCCCCACTGCGGGAATGGCACGGCCACAACTCAAAGGGTTCCTAAGAAAAGTCATCAGTGGCGATGCACCT GCACACGGTGGGAACAGCTTCTTACAGAGATTAAAACGAGTCTTGTATGACTTCATCACAGGAGTCACG TCGCTGTTCCGAGCACAGCCGTTCATAGCGAGCCTCCTGATTGGACTTCCCACCTTCGTGGTGACGTTCCTGTGCTACTCCCTCTGTACCGCCGAGGTTGTGGATGACATGGAGGATGAAGACGACTTGTCGGAGGATGAGAAGGAGGATGAGGATAGGGTCGAGAGGTATGAAGAGGTGTCGGGGCACATGAAAAAAGAGTGA